In Bacteroidota bacterium, one DNA window encodes the following:
- the yajC gene encoding preprotein translocase subunit YajC translates to MQIILLVGIMVVFYFFMIRPQMQRQKKEKEFRKNLQKGDKIVTLGGIHGRILSIEDNTVLVEVDDSVKMRFEKAAIRERQDAAGSAQK, encoded by the coding sequence ATGCAAATCATTCTGCTCGTTGGCATCATGGTGGTTTTCTACTTTTTCATGATCCGCCCACAGATGCAGCGCCAGAAGAAGGAGAAAGAGTTTCGCAAAAACCTGCAAAAGGGCGACAAGATCGTTACCCTGGGTGGCATCCACGGCCGCATCCTCAGCATTGAGGACAATACCGTATTGGTAGAAGTGGACGACAGCGTAAAAATGCGCTTTGAGAAAGCCGCTATACGCGAGCGGCAAGATGCCGCTGGCAGCGCTCAGAAATAA
- a CDS encoding nitroreductase family protein, translated as MSDPKVAPLSTTILKEIRHRWSPRAFLDKPVPTDQLRLLLEAASWAPSSYNDQPWRFILGLRDLSPEVYSRIASCLVEANQQWVAMGPAPVLGLVVAKETSDRTGQPNPYHLYDCGQAMSSLSLQATLQDLYVHQMGGFDRKKAIETFELPQGYVPAAAFCLGYLGTPAILPTGGLREAEEAARKRHALEDLVFDTHFGTKASWL; from the coding sequence ATGTCTGATCCCAAAGTTGCCCCCCTCTCAACTACTATTCTGAAAGAAATCCGCCACCGCTGGAGCCCCCGCGCCTTCCTGGATAAACCCGTGCCAACAGACCAGCTGCGCCTGCTGCTAGAGGCAGCCAGCTGGGCACCCAGCAGCTACAACGATCAGCCCTGGCGGTTCATCCTGGGCCTGCGGGACCTAAGCCCCGAGGTGTATAGCCGCATTGCCAGCTGCCTGGTAGAGGCCAACCAGCAGTGGGTGGCCATGGGCCCAGCCCCGGTGCTCGGCCTGGTGGTGGCCAAGGAAACTTCGGACCGAACCGGCCAGCCCAACCCCTACCACCTGTACGACTGTGGGCAGGCCATGAGCAGCCTGAGCCTGCAGGCCACGCTGCAAGACCTGTATGTGCACCAGATGGGCGGATTCGACCGCAAAAAAGCGATAGAAACATTCGAGCTGCCCCAGGGCTATGTGCCCGCCGCAGCCTTCTGCCTGGGCTACCTGGGCACACCGGCCATACTGCCCACCGGCGGCCTGCGCGAGGCGGAAGAGGCCGCCCGCAAGCGGCATGCGCTGGAGGACCTGGTGTTCGATACCCACTTTGGCACAAAAGCCAGCTGGCTGTAG
- a CDS encoding response regulator has protein sequence MPSILWVDDEVALLKPQILLLEQKGFRVDTVTDGETAVEKLETEAYDVIFLDENMPGLSGLETLEQIKAKRPHVPVVMITKSEEEQVMEEAIGSKIADYLIKPVNPNQVLLSVKKLLDGKQLVSEKSSRNYRKDFTQIALRFMENLSVAEWMEVYGKLVHWDLELQDSQDIGMREVLNSQFAEANTQFGKFVAKNYQSWVQQPAGERVLMSPDLFPRRVLPQLGDKPVFFLLIDCLRYDQWRTFLPIISQYFRLLQEETYLAILPTATQYARNSIFSGLFPEEIARKYPQYWVHDSEEGGKNLYEEELLAELLKRERKNLRWSYTKILHADQMKDWAQNVGNQLNNELNAVVINFIDMLAHARSEMTIIRELAPDEAALRSISKSWLQHSALLTALERLAREDVTIVLTTDHGVTRVRRPLKIVGDRETTTNLRYKQGRNLNYDEKDRRIMGVRKPGDIRLPVSTVSGSYAFCLEDGYFVYPNNYNKFVNLYADTFQHGGISLEEMIVPLAILGKKS, from the coding sequence ATGCCTAGCATCCTATGGGTAGATGATGAGGTGGCCCTCCTCAAACCGCAAATCCTGCTGCTGGAGCAAAAGGGATTTCGGGTAGACACCGTAACCGATGGTGAAACGGCTGTGGAGAAGCTGGAGACCGAAGCCTATGACGTTATCTTCCTGGATGAAAATATGCCGGGCCTCAGCGGCCTGGAAACCCTGGAGCAGATAAAGGCCAAGCGCCCCCATGTGCCAGTGGTGATGATAACCAAGAGCGAGGAGGAGCAGGTGATGGAGGAAGCCATAGGCAGTAAGATAGCCGACTACCTGATAAAACCTGTTAACCCGAACCAGGTGCTGCTGAGCGTGAAAAAGCTGCTGGACGGCAAGCAGCTGGTGAGCGAAAAGTCGAGCCGCAACTACCGGAAGGACTTCACCCAGATAGCCCTGCGCTTTATGGAGAACCTGAGCGTGGCAGAGTGGATGGAGGTATATGGAAAGCTGGTGCACTGGGACCTGGAGCTACAGGATAGCCAGGATATAGGCATGCGCGAGGTGCTGAATAGCCAGTTTGCCGAAGCCAATACACAGTTCGGAAAATTTGTAGCCAAAAACTACCAAAGCTGGGTGCAGCAGCCTGCCGGAGAGCGGGTGCTGATGAGCCCCGACCTATTCCCCAGGCGGGTGCTGCCCCAGCTGGGCGACAAGCCAGTTTTCTTCCTGCTGATAGACTGCCTGCGCTATGACCAGTGGCGAACCTTTTTACCCATCATCAGCCAATACTTCCGCCTGCTGCAGGAGGAAACCTACCTGGCTATCCTGCCCACAGCCACCCAGTATGCCCGAAACAGCATCTTTAGCGGCCTTTTCCCCGAGGAGATAGCCCGGAAGTATCCCCAGTACTGGGTGCATGACAGCGAAGAAGGGGGAAAAAACCTGTACGAGGAGGAGCTGCTGGCCGAACTGCTAAAGCGGGAGCGCAAAAACCTGCGCTGGAGCTATACCAAGATCCTGCATGCAGACCAGATGAAGGACTGGGCGCAGAACGTGGGCAACCAGCTGAATAATGAGCTGAATGCCGTAGTGATCAACTTTATCGACATGCTGGCCCATGCACGCAGCGAGATGACCATCATCCGCGAGCTGGCACCAGACGAGGCAGCCCTGCGGTCGATAAGCAAAAGCTGGCTGCAGCACTCGGCCCTGCTGACGGCCCTGGAGCGCCTGGCACGAGAGGATGTAACCATCGTACTGACTACCGACCATGGTGTAACCCGGGTACGCCGCCCCCTCAAGATTGTGGGAGACCGGGAGACGACAACCAACCTGCGATACAAACAGGGGCGAAACCTGAACTATGACGAGAAAGATCGCCGCATTATGGGCGTGCGCAAGCCCGGAGACATTCGGCTACCGGTCAGCACGGTGTCGGGCAGCTATGCCTTCTGCCTGGAGGACGGGTATTTTGTGTACCCAAACAACTACAACAAGTTTGTAAACCTGTATGCAGATACGTTTCAGCATGGGGGCATCAGCCTGGAGGAGATGATCGTACCCCTGGCCATTCTGGGTAAAAAATCCTAG
- a CDS encoding DUF1573 domain-containing protein: MKAYTLWLGLLLLGLAGCGEDKTPNVATTPQAENPEAQAADEQADTAAADEPQTATAPTGEGPAQQAAQATPPASKQVDGPAQLQFATLKHDFGLRPVGDSVVTYYPYQNVGTKPISITKAKPTCSCTGVQYPTGTIAPGARGKIRVSYPTVGKEGQFANKSVFIFTDADKKPIELKFSLEVEEK; encoded by the coding sequence ATGAAAGCATATACCCTTTGGCTAGGCCTGCTCCTGCTGGGCCTTGCAGGCTGTGGTGAGGACAAAACGCCGAATGTGGCAACTACACCCCAAGCTGAAAACCCGGAAGCCCAAGCTGCGGATGAACAGGCGGACACTGCGGCGGCGGATGAGCCGCAGACGGCCACAGCACCCACTGGAGAAGGCCCTGCGCAGCAAGCCGCCCAGGCCACGCCCCCCGCATCCAAACAGGTGGATGGCCCGGCGCAGCTGCAGTTCGCTACCCTGAAGCACGACTTCGGCCTGCGGCCCGTGGGCGACTCTGTGGTTACCTACTACCCCTACCAGAATGTGGGCACCAAGCCCATCTCCATCACCAAGGCTAAGCCTACCTGCAGCTGTACCGGTGTGCAGTACCCCACAGGTACCATAGCCCCGGGTGCCCGCGGAAAAATCAGGGTGTCTTATCCCACTGTGGGCAAAGAGGGGCAGTTTGCTAACAAGAGCGTCTTTATCTTTACCGATGCAGACAAGAAACCGATAGAACTGAAATTCTCACTCGAAGTAGAAGAAAAATGA
- the nusB gene encoding transcription antitermination factor NusB: MHPFVFLSQSFRVPVAEEATKHPLPNRRQLRVKIMQAIYAVFSSGNSAHEVFGHLLEATYKPFREAGKTDEAVREDAEFIHQLYYGTLKEQQEMELLITQKLEKWDLKRVALIDRILILMGLYELLQFPEIPIKVSINEYIEIAKNFSTEKSSQFVNGVLDAIQRELKAENKIKKVGRGLLENS, encoded by the coding sequence TTGCACCCATTCGTTTTTTTATCACAATCGTTTCGCGTACCGGTGGCCGAAGAAGCAACTAAACATCCCCTGCCCAACCGCAGGCAGCTCCGTGTAAAGATCATGCAGGCCATTTATGCCGTCTTTAGCAGCGGAAACTCCGCGCACGAAGTATTTGGGCACCTGCTAGAGGCCACCTACAAGCCCTTTAGAGAAGCGGGCAAAACTGATGAGGCGGTGCGTGAGGATGCCGAGTTTATCCACCAGCTGTACTACGGCACCCTGAAGGAGCAGCAAGAAATGGAGCTGCTGATCACCCAAAAACTGGAAAAGTGGGACCTGAAGCGTGTAGCCCTGATAGACCGTATCCTGATCCTGATGGGCCTGTACGAGCTGCTGCAGTTTCCTGAAATTCCCATCAAGGTCTCAATCAACGAATACATCGAGATCGCCAAAAACTTCAGTACCGAAAAGAGCAGCCAGTTTGTAAACGGCGTGCTGGATGCCATACAAAGGGAGCTAAAGGCCGAAAACAAAATAAAGAAGGTGGGCCGTGGCCTGCTGGAAAACAGCTAA
- a CDS encoding DUF1573 domain-containing protein, protein MKTLIFILAFGSLVAGCKEAEQPAHDAVAESAPDGVEENETVDAKRMPRTSIRFEAYTHDFGTLQEGAPAKHRFTFTNEGKHPLHLGHVEASCGCTTPQWSKDAIAPGAQGFIDVEFNSRGKRGQTFNKTITVHANTQPEVTKLSITGEVQ, encoded by the coding sequence ATGAAAACCCTGATCTTTATTCTGGCATTCGGCAGCCTGGTGGCAGGCTGCAAAGAGGCTGAACAGCCCGCCCACGATGCGGTAGCCGAATCGGCCCCTGATGGCGTGGAAGAAAATGAGACCGTAGATGCCAAACGCATGCCACGCACCAGCATCCGGTTCGAAGCCTATACCCACGACTTTGGCACCCTGCAGGAGGGCGCACCGGCCAAGCACCGCTTCACCTTTACCAACGAGGGGAAACACCCCCTGCACCTGGGGCACGTAGAGGCTAGCTGCGGCTGCACCACCCCCCAGTGGAGCAAGGATGCCATAGCACCGGGTGCGCAGGGTTTTATTGATGTAGAGTTCAACAGCCGTGGCAAGCGGGGGCAGACGTTCAACAAGACCATTACCGTGCATGCCAATACCCAACCCGAAGTAACCAAGTTATCCATTACCGGAGAAGTACAATAA
- a CDS encoding SDR family oxidoreductase, whose translation MFTQDTLKGKNILITGGGGGLGAAFAERYAELGANLVLCGRTQATLDAAAERIRSHGTQVLTYATDIRDYEAVGRMFDHATAQLGPINGLMNNAGANFLAASEDLSPNGFKAIVDIVLHGTFNCTQHFGKRLIEQKLPGSVISIVTTYTETGGAFVLPSACAKAGVYALTNSLAYEWATYGIRVNSIAPGPFPTEGAWSRLMPSQQFEQAYVGKLPTGRVGEKWEIANLAVFLMSDLAPYITGECVVIDGGERLQGAEFNYIAQMAPREQLKAFFNKMKPA comes from the coding sequence ATGTTTACCCAAGACACCCTGAAAGGCAAAAACATCCTGATAACCGGCGGCGGTGGCGGCCTGGGGGCGGCCTTTGCGGAACGATATGCCGAACTGGGGGCAAACCTGGTACTATGTGGCCGAACACAGGCCACCCTGGATGCCGCCGCAGAACGCATCCGTAGCCATGGCACCCAGGTGCTAACCTATGCTACCGACATACGAGACTACGAGGCGGTGGGCCGCATGTTTGACCACGCCACCGCCCAGCTAGGCCCCATCAATGGCCTGATGAACAACGCCGGTGCCAACTTTCTGGCAGCCAGCGAAGACCTGAGCCCCAACGGCTTCAAGGCTATTGTGGACATTGTGCTGCATGGTACCTTTAACTGTACCCAGCACTTTGGCAAGCGGCTGATCGAGCAAAAGCTGCCCGGTAGCGTTATCAGCATTGTTACCACCTATACCGAAACTGGCGGGGCATTTGTGCTACCCAGTGCCTGTGCCAAGGCGGGCGTATACGCCCTTACCAACAGCCTGGCCTACGAGTGGGCCACCTATGGCATTCGGGTAAATAGCATTGCGCCGGGGCCCTTCCCCACCGAGGGGGCCTGGAGCCGCCTGATGCCCAGCCAGCAGTTTGAGCAGGCCTATGTAGGCAAGCTGCCTACCGGCCGTGTAGGCGAGAAATGGGAGATAGCCAACCTGGCCGTGTTCCTGATGAGCGACCTGGCACCCTACATAACCGGAGAATGTGTGGTGATAGACGGTGGAGAGCGCCTGCAGGGTGCCGAGTTCAACTACATTGCCCAAATGGCACCGCGCGAGCAATTGAAGGCTTTTTTCAACAAAATGAAACCCGCCTAG
- a CDS encoding deoxynucleoside kinase: MHIAIAGNIGSGKTTLAGLLAKHLQFDVLYEDPSTNPYIYDFYQDMQRWSFNLQVSFLNARVKQSLQVHQRLHVVQDRTIYEDAEIFAPNLLSMGLLTQRDYETYRTLYESVRQLIAPPDVVIYLRGSIATLVDQIAQRNREYEDSIRIDYLRKLNERYEDWYQSYELGRKLDFDVDDLKFHTQAEDLGVILNAINAEIGGLFGR; encoded by the coding sequence ATGCACATAGCCATTGCCGGTAATATAGGCTCGGGTAAAACCACGTTGGCAGGCCTGCTGGCCAAGCACCTGCAGTTTGATGTACTGTATGAAGACCCAAGTACCAATCCCTACATCTACGACTTTTACCAGGACATGCAGCGCTGGAGCTTCAATCTTCAGGTCAGTTTTCTGAATGCCCGTGTAAAACAGAGCCTACAGGTTCACCAGCGGCTGCATGTGGTGCAAGACCGCACCATCTACGAGGATGCCGAGATTTTTGCCCCCAACCTGCTGAGTATGGGCCTGCTTACCCAGCGCGACTACGAAACCTACCGCACCCTGTACGAAAGCGTGCGCCAACTGATAGCCCCCCCCGATGTAGTCATTTATCTGCGGGGCAGCATAGCCACCCTGGTAGACCAGATTGCACAGCGAAACCGCGAGTACGAAGACAGCATCCGCATAGACTACCTGCGAAAGCTGAACGAACGCTACGAAGACTGGTATCAGTCCTACGAGCTGGGCCGAAAACTCGACTTTGATGTAGACGACCTCAAGTTCCACACGCAGGCCGAGGATCTGGGCGTTATCCTGAACGCGATAAATGCAGAAATAGGTGGACTCTTTGGCCGCTAG
- a CDS encoding YtxH domain-containing protein, which translates to MNRTNAILTAFLTGVATGAVLGVLYAPDSGKNTREKLRLQLNKYAGQLRLLVNRKKEEIQSGTYPTSYKEQEDYKKAEELLFEVESILDELKQKSQS; encoded by the coding sequence ATGAATCGCACCAACGCCATCTTGACCGCCTTCCTGACCGGAGTAGCCACGGGTGCCGTACTCGGGGTGCTGTATGCGCCAGACAGCGGCAAAAATACCCGCGAAAAACTGCGCCTGCAGCTTAACAAATATGCAGGCCAGCTGCGCCTGCTGGTAAACCGGAAGAAAGAGGAAATACAAAGTGGTACCTACCCCACCAGCTACAAGGAGCAGGAGGACTACAAAAAGGCAGAGGAACTTTTGTTTGAAGTAGAGAGTATTCTGGATGAGTTGAAGCAAAAATCTCAATCCTGA
- the coaE gene encoding dephospho-CoA kinase (Dephospho-CoA kinase (CoaE) performs the final step in coenzyme A biosynthesis.): MKTIGITGGIGSGKSTVCRQLAGMGYPVFHSDAESKRLLNEDPQARAEVLEAFGQQAYSDGQLNRAWLARQVFADPAALQVLNRIAHPAVGRAFRAWQAAHAASPLGFKEAAILYEAGVAAELDAVVVVSCPLEERIRRVMARDQVGREEVLARMERQWPEERKLALADYVIVNDGTQPLQPQLDQLIAALHQQPPLIDG; the protein is encoded by the coding sequence ATGAAAACCATTGGCATAACCGGTGGAATAGGCAGTGGCAAGTCTACCGTGTGCCGCCAGCTGGCGGGCATGGGCTACCCGGTTTTCCACTCCGATGCGGAGAGCAAGCGCCTGCTGAATGAGGACCCCCAGGCCCGTGCGGAGGTGCTGGAGGCTTTTGGCCAGCAGGCCTATTCCGATGGCCAGCTCAACCGTGCCTGGCTGGCCAGGCAGGTGTTTGCAGATCCGGCCGCCCTGCAGGTGCTCAACCGGATAGCCCATCCGGCTGTGGGCCGTGCCTTCCGTGCCTGGCAGGCTGCACACGCCGCCTCTCCGCTGGGGTTCAAGGAGGCGGCTATCCTATACGAGGCCGGCGTGGCTGCCGAACTGGATGCTGTTGTAGTAGTAAGCTGCCCCCTGGAGGAGCGCATCCGCCGCGTAATGGCCCGCGACCAGGTGGGCAGGGAGGAAGTGTTGGCACGCATGGAGCGGCAGTGGCCCGAGGAACGAAAACTGGCCCTGGCGGACTATGTGATTGTAAATGATGGTACCCAGCCCCTACAGCCCCAGTTGGACCAGCTTATTGCGGCACTGCACCAGCAGCCCCCGCTGATAGACGGGTAA